A single region of the Rhodospirillales bacterium genome encodes:
- the pdhA gene encoding pyruvate dehydrogenase (acetyl-transferring) E1 component subunit alpha: protein MKTLYREMLMIRRFEEKAGQLYGMGLIGGFCHLYIGQEAVVTGISSVQKPQDTVVTTYRDHAHMLACGMDPKGIMAELTGRSGGYSRGKGGSMHMFSKEANFFGGHGIVGASASIGTGLAFSHKYKEDGGVAIVYGGDGAANQGQVAECYNMAALWKLPVLYVIENNMYGMGTSVARSSAGQLYARGAGYGIPGEQVDGMDVFTVQAAARQALEYVRSGNGPYILEMMTYRYRGHSMSDPAKYRTKEEVSEMKENRDPIVTLKNLMLADGALGEDDLKPLEKEIREIVNEAASFAQESPQLPPEDLWTDVLVEV, encoded by the coding sequence ATGAAAACGCTCTACCGGGAGATGCTCATGATCCGCCGTTTCGAGGAAAAAGCGGGGCAGCTTTACGGCATGGGACTGATCGGAGGGTTTTGCCATCTTTATATCGGGCAGGAGGCTGTCGTGACAGGGATTTCCTCGGTGCAAAAACCGCAGGACACGGTCGTCACCACCTATCGCGATCATGCCCATATGCTCGCCTGCGGGATGGACCCGAAGGGGATTATGGCGGAGCTTACGGGCCGCAGCGGCGGGTATTCCCGCGGCAAGGGCGGATCCATGCATATGTTCAGCAAGGAGGCCAATTTCTTCGGCGGGCACGGGATTGTCGGCGCCAGCGCCTCCATCGGGACGGGACTGGCCTTTTCCCACAAATACAAGGAAGATGGCGGCGTCGCGATTGTCTATGGCGGGGACGGCGCGGCGAACCAGGGGCAGGTCGCGGAATGTTATAACATGGCCGCCCTCTGGAAATTGCCGGTTCTTTACGTGATCGAGAATAATATGTACGGGATGGGCACCTCCGTGGCCCGCTCTTCCGCCGGACAGCTTTATGCGCGCGGCGCCGGGTACGGCATTCCGGGGGAGCAGGTGGACGGCATGGACGTTTTCACCGTTCAGGCCGCGGCGCGTCAGGCGCTTGAGTATGTGCGCTCCGGCAACGGGCCTTATATTCTGGAGATGATGACCTACCGCTATCGCGGGCATTCCATGTCCGATCCGGCCAAATACCGCACCAAGGAAGAAGTCTCGGAGATGAAAGAGAACCGGGATCCGATTGTGACCCTGAAAAACCTGATGCTCGCGGACGGGGCGCTCGGGGAAGACGATCTCAAGCCCCTGGAAAAAGAGATCAGGGAAATCGTAAATGAAGCCGCCAGCTTCGCGCAGGAAAGCCCGCAGCTTCCGCCCGAAGATCTCTGGACCGACGTTCTGGTGGAGGTATAG
- a CDS encoding pyruvate dehydrogenase complex E1 component subunit beta — MSIKILMPALSPTMTEGNLAKWLKAEGDEVAAGDVIAEIETDKATMEVEAVDEGVLGKILVPAGTENVAVNTPIAVLLEEGEDASAADDISASVILSDSEGSQETAGDSSPAAQNDIVDQPSGAHIENRDILYAQGAVIEPPVFQEAPFMAEAQTMTVREALRDAMAEEMRADEGVYIMGEEVAEYQGAYKVTQDLLQEFGDKRVIDTPITEHGFAGMAVGSAMNGLKPVVEFMTFNFAMQAMDHIINSAAKTLYMAGGQLGCPIVFRGPNGAAARVAAQHSQCYASWYAHVPGLKVVSPWSGADAKGLLKAAIRDPNPVVFLENELMYGQSFEVPNDPDYIIPIGRAKIERAGADVTIVAFSIMVGKALEAADALAGQGIDAEVINLRTIRPLDRYTILESVKKTGRIVSCEEGWPFAGVGSEIAALIGEHAFDYLDAPLKRVCAADVPLPYAANLEQLALPQAAQIVHAAKEVCYAK, encoded by the coding sequence ATGTCAATTAAAATTTTAATGCCGGCCTTGTCGCCGACCATGACGGAAGGCAATCTGGCCAAATGGCTTAAGGCCGAAGGGGACGAAGTTGCGGCCGGGGACGTAATTGCCGAGATCGAAACCGACAAGGCCACGATGGAGGTCGAGGCGGTCGATGAGGGCGTGCTGGGCAAAATCCTCGTGCCCGCCGGAACGGAAAACGTCGCGGTGAACACGCCCATTGCGGTTTTGCTGGAAGAGGGGGAAGACGCTTCCGCCGCAGATGATATTTCTGCCTCTGTCATCCTGAGCGATAGCGAAGGATCTCAGGAAACGGCTGGAGATTCTTCGCCTGCGGCTCAGAATGACATTGTTGATCAACCCTCAGGCGCACATATTGAAAACCGCGACATCCTTTATGCGCAGGGGGCCGTCATAGAGCCGCCCGTTTTTCAGGAAGCGCCTTTCATGGCGGAAGCGCAGACCATGACGGTGCGCGAAGCCCTGCGGGACGCCATGGCGGAAGAAATGCGCGCGGACGAAGGCGTTTACATCATGGGCGAAGAGGTGGCCGAATATCAGGGCGCCTATAAAGTGACGCAGGACCTCTTGCAGGAATTTGGCGACAAACGCGTAATCGACACGCCCATTACAGAGCACGGTTTTGCCGGTATGGCGGTGGGCTCCGCCATGAACGGCCTTAAACCGGTTGTCGAATTCATGACCTTTAATTTCGCGATGCAGGCGATGGACCACATTATCAATTCCGCCGCCAAAACGCTTTACATGGCGGGCGGGCAGCTTGGATGCCCCATCGTGTTTCGCGGGCCCAACGGCGCCGCTGCGCGCGTCGCGGCCCAGCACTCCCAGTGCTATGCCAGCTGGTATGCGCATGTGCCGGGCCTGAAAGTCGTTTCCCCGTGGAGCGGCGCAGACGCGAAGGGGCTGTTAAAGGCCGCCATCCGCGACCCGAACCCGGTTGTCTTTCTTGAAAACGAACTCATGTACGGCCAAAGTTTCGAAGTGCCCAACGATCCGGATTACATTATTCCGATTGGCCGGGCGAAGATTGAGCGTGCGGGCGCGGATGTCACCATCGTCGCCTTTTCCATTATGGTCGGCAAGGCGCTGGAAGCGGCCGATGCGCTGGCGGGGCAGGGGATCGACGCCGAGGTTATTAACCTGCGCACCATTCGCCCGCTCGATCGTTACACCATTCTGGAAAGCGTCAAAAAGACGGGCCGGATTGTTTCTTGCGAAGAAGGCTGGCCCTTTGCCGGGGTGGGGTCGGAAATTGCCGCGCTGATCGGCGAGCATGCCTTCGATTATCTGGACGCGCCGCTCAAACGGGTCTGCGCCGCCGATGTGCCGCTGCCTTACGCTGCAAACCTTGAACAACTCGCTCTGCCGCAAGCGGCGCAAATCGTCCACGCGGCAAAGGAGGTGTGTTATGCTAAGTAG
- a CDS encoding GxxExxY protein, with product MEEAAKVTKIHFDSLSREVVDAAYKIHQTVGTGLLESIYEDCFSIELNKRKISFERQKTIPVYYEGVKISSVLKLDLLVDDQIVLELKSVEKINPAHTAQILTYMKTGGFKTGLLINFGEPYFKQAVKRFVL from the coding sequence ATGGAAGAAGCCGCGAAAGTCACGAAGATCCATTTTGACTCTCTTTCCAGAGAGGTTGTAGATGCCGCTTATAAAATCCATCAAACGGTGGGTACGGGGCTGCTTGAATCGATATATGAGGATTGTTTTTCTATCGAATTAAACAAAAGGAAAATTTCTTTTGAAAGACAAAAAACAATCCCTGTCTATTATGAAGGTGTAAAAATATCTTCTGTTTTGAAACTGGATTTGTTGGTGGACGATCAAATTGTGCTTGAGCTGAAAAGTGTTGAAAAAATTAATCCGGCACACACCGCCCAGATTCTGACCTATATGAAAACAGGGGGATTTAAAACGGGGCTGCTTATCAATTTTGGAGAACCTTATTTTAAACAAGCGGTTAAGAGGTTTGTTTTGTAG